In a single window of the Acetivibrio cellulolyticus CD2 genome:
- the sigY gene encoding RNA polymerase sigma factor SigY, translating into MDEQLLKKVRKGDQNALAELLYDNYEIVYKYLYKFTFDKSLSEDLVQETMVRAIVKIEFYDEKKSKFSTWLITIAQNIYVDYLRKKKVENRYMDQSEKVLEEKIEIGIYSDDDSINRILDALARLDDITRLPLLLKHYYGFSYEEIANKMSIPLGTVKSRIHNGLKVLRKELGYDGE; encoded by the coding sequence ATGGACGAACAACTTTTAAAAAAGGTACGAAAAGGAGACCAGAATGCTTTAGCTGAGTTGTTATATGACAACTACGAAATTGTGTATAAGTACCTGTATAAGTTTACATTTGACAAATCACTTTCTGAAGATCTGGTTCAGGAAACGATGGTTAGGGCTATTGTAAAGATAGAATTTTATGATGAAAAGAAGTCAAAGTTTTCCACGTGGCTTATAACTATTGCACAGAATATATATGTTGACTATCTAAGGAAGAAAAAAGTTGAGAACAGGTACATGGACCAAAGTGAAAAGGTACTGGAGGAAAAAATCGAAATAGGCATTTATAGTGATGATGATTCCATAAACCGTATTCTGGACGCTTTGGCAAGGCTGGATGATATTACACGGCTGCCACTATTGCTAAAGCACTACTATGGATTTTCCTATGAGGAAATTGCAAATAAAATGTCTATACCTCTAGGAACTGTGAAATCAAGAATTCACAATGGGTTAAAAGTTCTGAGAAAGGAGTTGGGATATGATGGGGAATGA
- a CDS encoding DUF5345 family protein → MMGNEDEKIIQEMKDTLNYVDDNLPVNKPGIGNFKLLVSQVEEKKRYWKNIELLVFLIVAVTVLSVSSGILFLNITLFMSLQAAAFVTIPISVLVWFKHHFGRVNN, encoded by the coding sequence ATGATGGGGAATGAGGATGAAAAAATCATTCAGGAAATGAAAGACACATTGAATTATGTAGATGACAATCTACCTGTAAACAAGCCTGGAATAGGGAATTTTAAATTATTGGTTTCGCAGGTTGAAGAAAAGAAAAGGTATTGGAAGAATATTGAGCTATTAGTGTTTTTGATTGTTGCTGTTACTGTATTGAGCGTTTCATCAGGCATATTATTTTTAAATATCACGTTATTTATGTCTTTACAGGCAGCAGCATTTGTAACTATTCCAATAAGCGTTTTAGTATGGTTTAAACACCATTTTGGAAGGGTGAATAATTAA
- a CDS encoding PLDc N-terminal domain-containing protein — translation MTEFKEALPFIIPFLLINWTLIIVAMVDLVKRKKVRFGNKWIWGAIILFINMLGPIIYLLARGDDE, via the coding sequence ATGACTGAATTTAAAGAAGCGCTACCATTTATTATTCCGTTTTTGCTAATAAACTGGACACTTATAATTGTAGCAATGGTAGATCTGGTGAAGAGAAAAAAGGTGAGGTTTGGTAACAAATGGATATGGGGAGCAATCATACTTTTTATCAATATGCTTGGGCCGATAATTTACCTTTTGGCCAGAGGAGATGATGAATAA
- a CDS encoding ABC transporter ATP-binding protein, whose translation MLAVETNKLTKRFNSFSAVDGLDLRVPEGSIYGFLGPNGAGKTTTIKMLLGLSKPTSGDIKLYGRDVTFGSLKNRMDIGFLPDVPSFYDWMKPKEFLYFCGNLFSIDKKVLNDRVDNLIELVGLEEVNKKIKGFSRGMKQRLGIAQALINDPKVIFLDEPTSALDPIGRKDVMDIIGKLAGRVTVFFSTHILSDVERICDRVVILDKGKMLIEDTIPNLRQKYSRQGIEIEADESENFNEFLSLLSKQKWVDSTEIPERGKVKVLVNNLSDAQINMTALLTEKKVRLKKFMILEPSLEDIFLKVVSKS comes from the coding sequence ATGCTTGCAGTTGAGACCAATAAACTTACTAAAAGATTCAATAGCTTTAGTGCAGTTGACGGGCTTGACCTAAGAGTGCCGGAAGGATCGATATATGGTTTCTTAGGTCCTAACGGAGCAGGAAAGACGACAACTATAAAAATGCTGCTTGGTCTATCAAAGCCAACATCCGGTGATATAAAGCTCTATGGTAGGGATGTTACCTTCGGAAGTCTTAAAAACCGTATGGATATTGGCTTCCTTCCAGATGTACCTTCGTTTTATGATTGGATGAAGCCGAAAGAATTTTTGTATTTTTGCGGAAATCTTTTCTCTATCGATAAAAAAGTGTTGAATGATAGGGTTGATAATTTAATTGAACTGGTTGGGCTTGAAGAAGTGAATAAAAAGATAAAGGGTTTTTCAAGAGGTATGAAGCAAAGGTTAGGAATTGCCCAGGCGCTTATAAATGATCCAAAGGTAATATTCCTTGATGAGCCCACGTCTGCTTTAGATCCTATAGGCAGAAAGGATGTAATGGACATAATTGGAAAATTGGCAGGAAGGGTTACGGTCTTTTTTTCCACGCATATCCTCTCTGACGTTGAGAGGATATGTGATAGGGTTGTAATACTGGACAAAGGAAAAATGCTTATTGAAGACACTATACCAAACTTACGGCAAAAATATTCGAGGCAGGGAATTGAGATTGAAGCAGATGAGTCGGAGAACTTTAACGAATTTTTATCTTTGCTTTCAAAGCAAAAATGGGTAGATAGTACGGAAATACCTGAAAGAGGAAAAGTTAAAGTTTTGGTAAATAACCTTAGCGATGCGCAAATAAATATGACTGCATTATTGACAGAGAAAAAGGTTAGGCTAAAGAAATTTATGATCCTCGAGCCTTCACTTGAGGATATATTCTTAAAGGTGGTGAGCAAATCGTGA
- a CDS encoding ABC transporter permease, whose translation MTGFTFFIKELKEIIKTQKIFIIPSIFLLVAFSSPLSAKYINEILKMAGGNINIVLPEPKFTDSYAQFFKNFNSMCLFVMVLSFMGVIVDERVRGSMILVLTKRVSRTQFIVSKFTAAVTFYTLSFIVSVGACVYYTYLLFPTFYHENLWVSFLIFWLYGVFIISITVFASTITKTHMMAGVIGIIGLLAIPLIAFIPKIGKYTPGKLSELSTNILLGVNQASEALIPFIVTAALVIVLIILSVVTFKRQEI comes from the coding sequence GTGACAGGTTTTACGTTCTTTATAAAAGAATTAAAGGAAATAATTAAAACACAGAAGATATTTATAATTCCTTCAATTTTTTTGTTAGTTGCTTTTTCAAGTCCCTTAAGTGCAAAATATATTAACGAGATACTTAAGATGGCGGGAGGTAATATTAATATAGTGCTTCCTGAACCCAAATTTACAGATTCATATGCCCAGTTTTTCAAAAATTTTAATTCTATGTGTCTTTTTGTTATGGTACTATCCTTTATGGGCGTGATTGTTGATGAAAGAGTTAGAGGATCTATGATCCTTGTGCTTACAAAACGGGTATCGAGAACTCAGTTTATTGTCAGCAAGTTTACTGCAGCTGTAACTTTTTATACTTTATCGTTTATAGTATCTGTAGGAGCTTGCGTATATTACACATACCTGCTTTTTCCGACTTTTTATCACGAAAATTTATGGGTTAGCTTTCTAATATTTTGGCTTTACGGTGTATTTATTATATCAATTACTGTTTTTGCAAGCACTATAACCAAAACACATATGATGGCTGGAGTAATAGGTATTATAGGTCTATTAGCTATCCCACTGATTGCATTTATTCCAAAGATAGGAAAGTATACGCCCGGAAAACTAAGCGAACTTAGTACAAATATCCTGTTAGGAGTAAATCAGGCAAGTGAGGCATTGATACCTTTTATCGTAACAGCAGCTTTGGTTATTGTGCTTATAATTCTAAGTGTCGTAACTTTTAAAAGGCAGGAAATATAA
- a CDS encoding type 1 glutamine amidotransferase, whose translation MYELNICHLYPDLLNLYGDRGNIIALKRRAQWRGINVTISDISMGDEFNAENFDIVFLGGGQDYEQEIIQDDVLNQKGNEIKNAIQNNKIFLAICGGYQLLGNYYKTWDGKEIEFLKALDLWTIGGKERMIGNFCFECEFLKSENYDGKIVGFENHSGRTYLGPDVKPLGRIVKGNGNNGEDGFEGATYKNVFCSYSHGSLLPKNPIFTDHLISLALKQKYKDFVSLQKLNDEFEELAHNTMIQRIVG comes from the coding sequence ATGTATGAGCTAAATATATGTCACCTATACCCTGATTTATTAAATCTCTACGGAGACAGGGGAAATATCATCGCCTTAAAGAGACGCGCACAATGGAGAGGAATTAACGTTACTATATCTGATATCAGTATGGGTGACGAGTTTAATGCCGAAAACTTTGATATTGTATTTCTTGGCGGCGGTCAGGACTATGAACAGGAAATAATCCAGGATGATGTGCTAAATCAAAAGGGAAATGAAATTAAAAACGCCATACAAAATAACAAGATATTCCTTGCTATTTGCGGAGGGTATCAATTACTTGGCAACTACTACAAAACCTGGGACGGAAAAGAAATTGAGTTCTTAAAAGCACTTGACCTGTGGACTATTGGCGGTAAAGAAAGAATGATAGGTAACTTTTGCTTTGAGTGCGAATTTCTTAAGTCAGAGAACTACGATGGCAAAATTGTAGGGTTTGAAAACCATTCAGGAAGAACTTATCTCGGTCCAGATGTCAAACCCCTCGGGAGAATTGTAAAAGGTAATGGAAATAATGGTGAGGACGGTTTTGAAGGAGCAACCTATAAAAATGTGTTTTGCTCATATTCACACGGAAGCTTGCTCCCTAAAAATCCGATATTTACAGATCACCTGATTTCACTTGCTTTGAAACAAAAATACAAGGATTTTGTATCTCTACAGAAGCTAAATGATGAATTTGAGGAACTTGCTCACAACACCATGATTCAAAGAATAGTAGGATAG
- a CDS encoding MurT ligase domain-containing protein has translation MNLRLTFTILITKILIFILRIFKSGGTTLPGKIARKLYPDVIKVISKDFKIIMVTGTNGKTTTTRIIGEILKVNGKDYITNKSGANLFGGIVTTFIDSVNLKGRGKAPIALIEVDEAAFNVVANYVDPDVLVVTNFFRDQLDRYGELYSTLNNVRSGIQKSSKTKLILNADDSLCASLGKDTDKEVTYYGFASEAYEAKEKLVNSDAMFCIYCKTRYDYESHVYGHLGSFACSSCGYRHPDTQITCVKVDELNSSYSNVLFSVVSDKSTDKNEILQAKINLPGLYNIYNALAAAACGTVLGLPAGNLVEALENFECGFGRMETITTNGKTIKIILVKNPTGFNQVLSFLLTEEKNMQIAFLINDKLADGTDISWLWDVDFEKLEEAQKIIDNFYVSGIRAEDMAVRLKYAGIYSNKIQIVKDYEELLEKGLSNTKNGHSFYILPTYTAMLDMRKLLKKKYGLKEFWK, from the coding sequence ATGAATCTAAGACTTACTTTTACAATACTAATAACAAAAATACTGATTTTTATCCTTAGAATATTTAAAAGCGGAGGTACAACGCTTCCAGGTAAAATCGCCAGAAAGCTCTATCCAGATGTAATTAAGGTTATTTCTAAAGATTTTAAAATTATAATGGTCACAGGAACAAATGGTAAGACAACAACTACCAGGATAATCGGTGAAATTCTTAAAGTAAATGGCAAGGATTATATTACAAACAAGTCAGGAGCGAATCTCTTTGGTGGAATTGTTACCACTTTTATTGACTCCGTTAATCTCAAAGGCAGGGGAAAGGCACCTATAGCCCTTATAGAAGTCGATGAAGCAGCTTTCAATGTCGTTGCCAACTATGTAGATCCTGACGTTCTTGTGGTTACAAACTTTTTTAGAGACCAGTTGGACCGATATGGTGAATTATATTCTACATTAAATAATGTAAGATCGGGAATTCAAAAGTCAAGTAAGACAAAGCTTATTTTAAATGCAGATGATTCTTTATGTGCTTCTTTAGGAAAGGATACTGATAAGGAAGTAACTTATTACGGGTTCGCAAGCGAAGCGTATGAGGCTAAAGAAAAACTGGTTAACTCTGATGCTATGTTCTGCATTTACTGCAAGACCAGATATGACTATGAAAGTCATGTATACGGGCACCTTGGCAGCTTTGCGTGCAGTTCGTGCGGTTACCGCCATCCTGATACCCAGATAACCTGTGTTAAAGTTGATGAACTCAACAGTTCCTATTCAAATGTATTATTCTCAGTAGTCTCTGACAAAAGTACGGATAAGAACGAAATTTTGCAGGCTAAAATCAACCTTCCTGGACTTTATAACATATATAATGCACTGGCAGCTGCCGCCTGCGGAACTGTATTGGGTTTACCTGCCGGTAACCTCGTCGAAGCTCTGGAAAACTTTGAATGCGGCTTTGGCAGAATGGAGACTATTACAACTAACGGTAAAACCATAAAGATTATATTGGTTAAAAACCCGACAGGATTTAATCAGGTTTTGAGTTTTCTTTTAACCGAAGAGAAAAATATGCAGATTGCGTTTCTTATAAATGATAAACTTGCAGACGGAACAGATATTTCCTGGCTGTGGGACGTTGATTTTGAAAAGCTTGAAGAGGCTCAAAAGATAATTGACAACTTTTATGTATCCGGAATAAGAGCCGAAGATATGGCTGTCAGGCTCAAATATGCCGGTATTTACAGCAACAAAATTCAAATAGTAAAAGACTATGAAGAGCTCCTTGAAAAAGGACTTTCGAATACTAAAAACGGGCATAGCTTTTATATTCTCCCAACTTATACAGCCATGCTTGATATGAGAAAACTTCTCAAGAAAAAATATGGATTAAAGGAGTTTTGGAAATAG
- a CDS encoding cell division protein FtsQ/DivIB, whose amino-acid sequence MKEKYIDGESGSQKEIRGKYKRKTKKKRKRALKFVRFLLLTVLSAATLVLLALSPLFNIKWIEVSGNNHYNDNEITEVSNLIMGNNWFRTNGLDFKSIVLFRSIQSEKSIEQNRPYIKKVFVKLGFPNGVNINVTEREPIAIIPYSDSNLLIDAEGYILDSKKDVSKYRLLRIQGLDLDNCELGQAVNAEDKKKFNKFKMVIEEIKKVDNDKVYDSSKAILKHVNYIDVSDLDNICISLDSRVKVNLGNYKEVGSYRLSFLREVFFNKLQETDKGYLDFTTGNRPNFIPDK is encoded by the coding sequence TTGAAAGAAAAATATATTGATGGTGAGAGCGGTTCACAAAAGGAAATAAGAGGGAAGTACAAAAGAAAAACTAAAAAAAAGCGAAAAAGAGCATTAAAGTTCGTAAGATTTCTTCTGCTAACTGTTTTAAGTGCTGCAACTTTAGTGCTCCTTGCGCTGTCTCCTTTATTTAATATTAAATGGATTGAAGTTTCTGGCAATAATCATTATAATGATAATGAAATAACTGAAGTATCCAATTTAATAATGGGAAATAACTGGTTTAGGACAAATGGGCTTGATTTTAAAAGTATAGTACTGTTTAGGTCAATCCAATCGGAGAAAAGTATAGAGCAAAATCGTCCTTATATAAAGAAGGTTTTTGTTAAATTGGGTTTTCCTAATGGAGTTAATATAAATGTTACAGAGAGAGAGCCTATTGCTATTATCCCATATTCGGATTCAAACTTGCTTATCGATGCAGAAGGGTATATACTGGACTCGAAAAAAGATGTTTCGAAGTACAGATTACTCCGTATACAGGGGTTAGACCTTGATAATTGTGAATTGGGACAAGCTGTAAATGCGGAAGATAAAAAGAAATTCAACAAATTCAAGATGGTTATTGAAGAGATTAAAAAGGTTGACAATGACAAAGTATATGATAGCAGCAAAGCAATTTTGAAACATGTGAATTATATTGATGTTTCCGATTTGGACAACATATGTATTTCACTGGACTCAAGGGTTAAGGTCAACCTTGGGAATTATAAAGAGGTTGGAAGCTACAGGTTGAGTTTTCTAAGAGAAGTTTTCTTCAATAAACTTCAAGAAACGGATAAAGGGTATCTGGATTTTACAACAGGCAATAGACCTAATTTTATTCCAGATAAATAG
- a CDS encoding small basic family protein — protein MLPLLGLIIGIVLGIFIPYDIPAAYSNYVAIAILAALDSVFGGVLATLQKKFNLSVFLTGFFGNAILAAILAYIGDKLGIQLYLAAVFAFGNRLFLNFAIIRRILLNKLSKKDNIINNTES, from the coding sequence ATGTTACCTTTGCTTGGTTTGATTATTGGTATAGTTTTAGGGATTTTTATCCCATATGACATCCCCGCAGCATATTCGAATTATGTAGCTATTGCAATACTGGCAGCGTTGGATTCAGTATTTGGAGGCGTATTAGCAACACTTCAAAAAAAGTTCAATTTGAGTGTATTTCTTACCGGCTTTTTCGGAAATGCTATATTAGCTGCGATATTGGCTTACATAGGTGATAAACTTGGAATACAGTTATATCTTGCTGCGGTATTTGCTTTTGGAAATAGATTATTCTTGAATTTTGCAATTATTCGTAGAATACTATTGAATAAACTTTCAAAAAAAGATAATATAATAAATAATACTGAAAGTTAA
- the ftsA gene encoding cell division protein FtsA — MGNIIGCVDIGSSKICTLIARASKTGEMEVLGKAMEPCNGVKKGIIVDIESTAVSIRNCIERAQALANMEIDSAYVNIMGMHASIIHNRSSVNISSEDKEISLDDVENVLQSAEKVKLPEDRQVIDVIPIQYIVDGYDEIVDPVGMSGVKLEVEADVIAGKITFVQNILKSMEKAGLRVNGFVVEALASAEIVLTPEEKEMGVILIDIGGSITNVSVIKNKRLVFYDAIPVGGDHISNDISIGLRIPHQEAEKLKREYELALTSLIKNDHEITVNEINENRKINIKVSEVIEIIEARVHEIFSICREQLKEANVLEGFGKGIVLSGGGISYIDGNMQLAYEVFDLPVRVASYNVSNVTKPEFLISVGTAKYIVNRFGASNTGCEVKKQKKNKGKNTGGFFRKLANLFNGLF, encoded by the coding sequence GTGGGAAATATAATTGGTTGCGTCGATATAGGATCTTCAAAAATATGCACATTGATTGCCAGAGCCAGCAAAACTGGTGAGATGGAAGTTTTGGGAAAGGCTATGGAGCCATGTAATGGCGTAAAGAAAGGTATAATTGTTGATATAGAAAGTACAGCAGTTTCGATTAGGAATTGTATTGAAAGAGCTCAGGCACTTGCAAATATGGAAATCGATTCTGCATATGTGAATATAATGGGAATGCACGCCAGTATCATACATAATAGGAGCAGCGTGAATATTTCCAGTGAAGACAAGGAAATTTCCTTAGATGACGTTGAGAACGTTTTACAAAGTGCGGAGAAGGTAAAGTTGCCTGAAGACCGTCAGGTTATAGATGTTATACCGATACAGTATATCGTAGACGGTTATGATGAAATAGTCGACCCTGTAGGCATGTCAGGTGTTAAGCTGGAAGTCGAGGCAGATGTAATTGCAGGAAAGATTACTTTTGTTCAGAATATATTAAAGAGTATGGAAAAGGCTGGCTTAAGAGTAAACGGTTTTGTTGTGGAAGCTTTGGCTTCTGCAGAAATTGTGCTTACTCCGGAAGAAAAAGAGATGGGAGTTATACTTATTGACATTGGCGGCAGTATTACCAATGTATCTGTTATCAAGAATAAGCGTTTGGTCTTTTATGATGCAATTCCTGTCGGTGGAGACCATATTTCCAATGATATTTCCATAGGGCTGAGAATTCCTCATCAGGAGGCGGAAAAGCTTAAGCGGGAATATGAGCTTGCTCTTACATCTTTGATTAAGAATGACCATGAGATTACTGTAAATGAGATAAATGAGAATAGAAAGATAAACATAAAGGTTTCAGAAGTAATTGAAATAATCGAAGCAAGAGTGCATGAGATTTTTTCAATTTGCAGGGAACAACTTAAAGAGGCTAATGTTTTGGAAGGCTTTGGCAAGGGCATTGTCTTGTCGGGCGGAGGTATTTCCTATATTGATGGAAATATGCAGCTTGCGTATGAAGTGTTTGATTTGCCTGTTAGAGTGGCATCATATAATGTTTCAAATGTAACAAAGCCTGAATTTTTAATATCGGTTGGGACTGCAAAATATATTGTAAATAGGTTTGGTGCAAGCAATACAGGTTGTGAAGTCAAAAAGCAAAAAAAGAATAAGGGAAAAAATACTGGTGGATTCTTTAGAAAATTAGCAAATCTTTTTAATGGTTTGTTTTAA
- the ftsZ gene encoding cell division protein FtsZ — protein sequence MLEFDIDLEQFAQIRVIGVGGGGNNAVNRMITAGLRGVEFVAVNTDKQALFLSKANTKIQIGDKLTKGLGAGANPEIGEKAANESKDEIAQSIKGADMVFVTAGMGGGTGTGAAPVVASVAKEMGILTVGVVTKPFMFEGRKRMQHAERGVETLKGVVDTLVTIPNDRLLQVAEKKTSIVDAFRIADDILRQGVQGISDLIAVPGLVNLDFADVKTIMLDTGLAHMGIGRASGENRAEEAAKQAILSPLLETSIEGARGVLLNITGGPDLGLFEVNTAAELVQKSADPDANIIFGAVIDENLKDELLITVIATGFDKVPVLRKTEKVVEKVAVTSTRTTEKIPEPQPVSDELEIPTFLRRNRFK from the coding sequence TTGTTGGAATTTGATATTGATCTTGAACAATTTGCCCAGATAAGGGTTATAGGTGTTGGCGGTGGCGGTAACAATGCTGTAAATAGAATGATAACTGCAGGACTTCGTGGGGTTGAATTTGTAGCTGTAAATACTGATAAACAGGCTTTATTTTTGTCAAAGGCAAATACTAAAATCCAGATAGGGGACAAGCTTACAAAAGGTCTTGGAGCAGGTGCAAACCCTGAAATTGGAGAAAAAGCTGCAAATGAAAGCAAGGATGAAATAGCACAGTCTATAAAGGGTGCTGATATGGTTTTCGTTACTGCCGGTATGGGTGGCGGAACAGGAACAGGAGCAGCTCCTGTAGTTGCTTCGGTAGCAAAGGAAATGGGAATACTTACAGTTGGCGTTGTAACTAAGCCGTTTATGTTTGAAGGAAGAAAAAGAATGCAGCATGCGGAGAGAGGCGTTGAGACTCTCAAAGGAGTAGTTGATACATTAGTTACAATACCAAACGACAGGCTACTTCAGGTTGCAGAAAAGAAGACTTCTATAGTGGATGCCTTCAGAATTGCAGATGACATATTAAGACAGGGTGTACAGGGTATATCCGACCTGATTGCAGTACCAGGACTTGTAAATCTTGACTTTGCAGATGTTAAGACTATTATGCTGGATACTGGTTTGGCACATATGGGTATTGGAAGAGCATCAGGGGAAAATAGAGCGGAAGAGGCTGCAAAACAGGCTATCCTAAGTCCTTTGCTTGAAACTTCAATTGAAGGTGCTCGCGGGGTTCTTTTAAATATTACTGGTGGACCTGACCTTGGACTTTTTGAAGTTAATACTGCTGCAGAACTTGTGCAAAAATCAGCAGATCCTGATGCAAATATTATCTTTGGTGCGGTTATTGACGAGAATTTGAAGGATGAACTTTTAATTACCGTTATAGCGACCGGATTTGACAAGGTTCCGGTTTTAAGAAAAACTGAAAAAGTTGTTGAGAAAGTTGCTGTGACAAGTACTAGAACTACAGAGAAAATTCCAGAGCCTCAGCCTGTTTCAGATGAACTGGAAATTCCAACTTTCCTTAGAAGGAATAGATTTAAATAA
- the spoIIGA gene encoding sigma-E processing peptidase SpoIIGA, giving the protein MEIFLDVLLLENIVMNYLILLMTAKFSKNKISHLRLFLGATVGALYVAILVVFPSLKGYYTTIAKIALSFAIVAIAFSFERFGAFFKTLAIFYISTFIFAGAGFAFLYFNQSGGFVRNGFFYVYWNSKWTVMLLGIATAGIIVKIFWDIIQGRLVRDRLLIPLKVAFENGAIDLSALVDTGNALYDPLTHVPVVVVEFNAIKSILPQEIQNIFEESKENDLVCVTRIVSDSSWFSRFRLIPFTSLGKDNGMLIGFKPDYIEVGENTEKKGVTDVIIGIYNRALSKSENYNALLGPELV; this is encoded by the coding sequence GTGGAGATATTTCTTGATGTACTTTTACTTGAAAACATAGTAATGAACTATTTGATTCTTCTAATGACTGCTAAATTTTCTAAAAATAAAATATCCCATTTGAGGCTATTTCTAGGTGCCACAGTTGGAGCTCTTTATGTTGCAATCCTGGTTGTTTTTCCAAGCTTGAAGGGGTATTATACTACAATTGCTAAAATTGCTCTATCATTTGCAATTGTTGCAATTGCCTTTTCATTCGAACGGTTTGGTGCATTTTTCAAGACGCTGGCGATTTTTTATATATCTACATTCATTTTTGCAGGAGCAGGTTTTGCCTTCCTCTATTTTAACCAGAGCGGAGGTTTTGTGAGAAATGGGTTTTTCTATGTTTACTGGAATTCGAAGTGGACTGTGATGCTTTTAGGAATTGCTACAGCGGGAATCATAGTTAAAATATTCTGGGATATCATACAGGGCAGATTGGTGAGGGATAGGCTGCTTATACCTCTAAAAGTTGCATTTGAGAATGGAGCAATAGACCTGTCTGCATTAGTGGATACCGGTAATGCTTTGTATGATCCGCTGACGCATGTGCCTGTAGTTGTAGTTGAATTTAATGCAATAAAAAGTATTTTGCCTCAAGAGATACAGAATATCTTTGAAGAGTCAAAAGAGAATGACCTGGTATGTGTAACTAGGATTGTCTCGGATTCCAGCTGGTTTTCAAGGTTCAGGCTTATTCCATTTACATCACTTGGAAAAGATAACGGTATGTTGATAGGCTTTAAACCAGATTATATAGAGGTTGGAGAAAATACTGAAAAGAAGGGGGTAACTGACGTGATTATCGGCATCTATAATAGGGCTCTTTCTAAAAGTGAGAACTATAATGCACTTCTAGGTCCAGAATTGGTGTAA
- the sigE gene encoding RNA polymerase sporulation sigma factor SigE, which yields MFLFKKVRLFFWIKYINLLEKFKIHKNFPVYYIGGSEALPPPLSNDEESYLLNKLEKNDYGVKTILIERNLRLVVYIARKFENTGVGVEDLISIGTIGLIKAINTFNPSKNIKLATYASRCIENEILMYLRRNNRMKTEISIDEPLNIDWDGNELLLSDILGTENDLIHRSIEDEVDKELLNTAMKKLSMREKKIMELRFGLSNGGMEKTQKEVADMLGISQSYISRLEKKIICRLKKEISRMI from the coding sequence ATGTTTCTTTTTAAGAAGGTAAGACTTTTTTTCTGGATCAAGTATATTAATCTTTTGGAGAAGTTCAAGATTCATAAAAATTTCCCAGTATATTATATTGGCGGAAGTGAAGCATTACCCCCCCCGCTAAGCAATGATGAGGAAAGCTATTTGCTAAACAAGCTCGAAAAGAATGATTATGGGGTTAAAACAATTTTGATTGAAAGAAACTTAAGATTGGTAGTGTATATAGCCCGCAAGTTTGAAAATACGGGTGTAGGAGTTGAGGATCTGATTTCAATAGGGACAATTGGGTTAATTAAGGCTATAAATACCTTTAATCCTAGCAAGAATATTAAGCTTGCAACATATGCCTCACGATGTATAGAAAATGAAATACTTATGTATCTTAGAAGAAATAATAGGATGAAGACAGAAATATCTATTGATGAGCCGCTAAATATCGATTGGGATGGAAATGAATTGCTTCTTTCAGATATTTTAGGTACAGAAAATGATTTGATTCATAGAAGTATCGAAGATGAGGTAGATAAGGAACTGCTTAATACTGCAATGAAGAAACTATCTATGAGAGAAAAAAAGATTATGGAATTGAGGTTTGGGCTTTCTAACGGGGGAATGGAGAAAACACAGAAAGAAGTAGCTGATATGCTTGGGATTTCCCAGTCATATATATCCAGACTAGAGAAAAAAATTATATGCAGGCTTAAAAAAGAAATCAGCAGAATGATATAA